A genomic window from Flavobacterium azooxidireducens includes:
- a CDS encoding DEAD/DEAH box helicase, with amino-acid sequence MSKFEQLGLSESLQRAIIDLGFENPTEVQEKAIPLLLEQETDLVALAQTGTGKTAAFGFPLIQKIDANNRNTQALILSPTRELCLQITNEIKLYSKYEKGLNVVAVYGGASISEQAREVKRGAQIIVATPGRMQDMINRGLVNITQINYCILDEADEMLNMGFYEDIVSILSTTPDEKNTWLFSATMPVEVSRIAKKFMHDPVEITVGTKNSGSATVSHEFYLVNARDRYEALKRLADANPDIFSVVFCRTKRDTQAVAEKLIEDGYNAAALHGDLSQAQRDGVMKSFRGRQIQMLVATDVAARGIDVDNITHVVNYQLPDEIETYNHRSGRTGRAGKLGTSIVIVTKSELRKISSIERIIKQKFEEKTIPSGIEICEIQLLHLATKIKDTEVDHEIDNYLPAINEVLEGLSKEELIKKMVSVEFNRFINYYKKNRDLSSQASGSDRREERAPRENTSGATRYFVNIGSRDNFDWMQLKDFLRDTLELGREDVYKVDVKEGFSFFNTDEEHTDKVMGILNGMEIEGRRINVEISKNDGGGRRDHNGRSSGGGGGFRGERSSGPRSGGFGPRKEGGGAPRSDRREGGFRPRTESGSSDRPRRTEGDRPASRSFEAAKTRRPRRS; translated from the coding sequence ATGAGTAAATTTGAACAATTAGGATTGAGTGAGTCGCTACAACGTGCGATTATCGATCTAGGATTTGAAAATCCGACCGAAGTACAGGAAAAAGCGATTCCCCTCTTATTGGAACAAGAAACAGATTTAGTTGCGTTGGCTCAAACTGGGACAGGGAAAACGGCAGCATTTGGTTTCCCGCTAATCCAAAAAATTGATGCGAACAATAGAAATACGCAAGCTTTAATTTTATCACCAACCCGCGAACTTTGTTTGCAGATTACGAACGAAATTAAGTTGTACTCCAAGTACGAAAAAGGACTGAATGTAGTAGCTGTTTATGGTGGTGCTAGCATCTCCGAACAAGCCAGAGAAGTAAAACGTGGTGCACAAATTATTGTGGCAACTCCCGGAAGAATGCAAGATATGATTAACAGAGGGTTGGTAAACATCACTCAAATTAATTACTGTATTCTTGACGAAGCAGATGAAATGTTGAATATGGGATTCTACGAAGACATCGTAAGTATTCTTTCAACAACTCCTGACGAAAAAAATACGTGGTTATTCTCGGCTACAATGCCGGTTGAAGTTTCTCGTATCGCCAAAAAATTTATGCACGATCCGGTAGAAATTACCGTGGGTACAAAAAATTCAGGTTCTGCTACAGTTTCACACGAATTTTATTTAGTGAATGCTCGTGATCGTTATGAAGCGTTAAAACGTTTAGCCGATGCAAATCCGGATATCTTTTCGGTTGTATTTTGTAGAACCAAAAGAGATACACAAGCTGTTGCCGAAAAACTAATCGAAGACGGATATAACGCTGCTGCTTTGCACGGCGATTTATCGCAAGCTCAACGTGATGGTGTAATGAAATCGTTCCGTGGTCGTCAAATTCAAATGTTGGTTGCAACCGATGTTGCAGCTCGTGGAATTGACGTTGATAACATCACTCACGTGGTAAACTATCAATTGCCGGACGAAATTGAAACCTATAATCACCGTTCAGGTCGTACAGGTCGTGCCGGAAAATTAGGGACTTCGATCGTAATTGTAACCAAAAGTGAATTGCGTAAAATTTCGTCAATTGAAAGAATCATCAAACAAAAATTTGAAGAAAAAACAATTCCTTCCGGAATCGAAATCTGCGAAATCCAATTATTACACTTAGCCACTAAAATTAAAGATACCGAAGTAGATCACGAAATTGACAACTACCTTCCGGCAATCAACGAAGTATTAGAAGGGTTGAGTAAAGAAGAATTAATTAAGAAAATGGTTTCAGTTGAATTTAACCGTTTCATCAATTACTATAAAAAGAACAGAGATTTATCATCACAAGCATCCGGTTCAGACCGTCGTGAAGAAAGAGCACCAAGAGAAAATACCAGCGGAGCAACTCGTTACTTCGTAAACATCGGATCTAGAGACAATTTTGATTGGATGCAATTAAAAGATTTCTTGCGTGACACATTAGAATTAGGTCGCGAAGATGTTTATAAAGTTGATGTAAAAGAAGGTTTTTCATTCTTTAACACAGACGAAGAACATACCGACAAAGTAATGGGAATTCTTAACGGAATGGAAATCGAAGGTCGCAGAATCAACGTAGAAATTTCTAAAAATGATGGTGGCGGAAGACGTGACCACAACGGAAGAAGTTCTGGCGGTGGCGGCGGATTCAGAGGCGAAAGAAGCTCTGGACCACGCAGCGGTGGTTTCGGACCAAGAAAAGAAGGTGGCGGAGCTCCAAGATCAGACAGACGTGAAGGCGGATTCAGACCAAGAACAGAAAGCGGATCTTCAGACAGACCAAGAAGAACAGAAGGCGACAGACCTGCAAGCCGTTCTTTTGAAGCTGCAAAAACCAGAAGACCAAGAAGAAGCTAA
- a CDS encoding non-canonical purine NTP diphosphatase, translating to MKLSLVFASNNPNKIKEIQLLLPKEITILSLEEIGCLEDIPETASTIEGNAILKANYVTEKYGYSCFADDTGLEVAALNGEPGVYSARYAGEQKNADDNMTKLLINLAEKENKNAQFKTVICLNLNGNQHLFEGIIKGNIINEKRGSEGFGYDPIFIPNGYSKTFAEMPITEKSKISHRGLAVEKLVAFLSE from the coding sequence ATGAAACTTTCACTTGTCTTCGCTTCCAACAATCCAAACAAAATCAAAGAAATTCAATTATTACTTCCAAAAGAAATCACGATTTTAAGCTTAGAAGAAATTGGTTGTTTGGAAGATATTCCAGAAACAGCATCAACCATTGAAGGAAATGCTATCCTAAAAGCAAATTATGTAACCGAAAAATATGGTTATTCCTGCTTTGCAGATGATACAGGTTTGGAAGTAGCAGCATTAAACGGCGAACCCGGAGTTTATTCAGCACGTTATGCCGGCGAACAAAAAAATGCTGATGATAATATGACTAAGTTACTCATCAATTTAGCTGAAAAAGAAAACAAAAATGCTCAATTTAAAACAGTGATTTGCTTGAATCTGAATGGTAATCAGCACTTATTCGAAGGAATTATCAAAGGCAATATCATCAACGAAAAAAGAGGCTCAGAAGGATTTGGCTACGACCCGATTTTTATTCCAAACGGCTATTCTAAAACTTTCGCAGAGATGCCAATTACCGAAAAATCCAAAATTAGTCATCGTGGTTTGGCGGTTGAAAAACTGGTTGCGTTTTTAAGTGAATAA
- a CDS encoding GNAT family N-acetyltransferase gives MTTNRFLLRQFTNNDLENVYKGLSHPEVIKYYGISYNSLEATKEQMSWFSELERDGTGIWWAIESIANQEFCGAIGFNNLNKQHKRAEIGFWLLPESWGKGIMSEVLPVVCQYVFENLGLHRIEAQVETENLACQNVMKKNNFLFEGTLKEYEFKEGKYISLDLFALFNPKDI, from the coding sequence ATGACAACTAATCGATTTTTACTCAGACAGTTTACAAACAACGATTTGGAAAACGTTTATAAAGGACTTTCGCATCCTGAAGTTATTAAATATTACGGTATCAGCTATAATTCATTGGAAGCAACCAAAGAGCAAATGAGTTGGTTTTCTGAATTGGAAAGGGATGGAACCGGTATTTGGTGGGCAATTGAATCGATTGCAAATCAAGAATTCTGTGGAGCAATCGGTTTTAATAATTTAAACAAGCAACACAAACGTGCCGAAATTGGATTTTGGTTGCTTCCTGAAAGTTGGGGTAAAGGAATCATGTCTGAAGTTTTGCCGGTTGTTTGTCAATATGTTTTTGAAAATCTTGGTTTACATCGAATTGAAGCTCAAGTGGAAACTGAAAATTTAGCTTGTCAAAATGTAATGAAAAAGAATAATTTTTTATTTGAAGGCACATTAAAAGAATATGAATTTAAAGAAGGAAAATATATTAGTTTGGATTTATTTGCACTCTTTAATCCGAAGGATATCTAA
- the trhA gene encoding PAQR family membrane homeostasis protein TrhA yields MSKRVQTRKEEIVNALTHGIGILFCLVAMPFLLVDSFNENQLSIFISVLAFGVGMLLVYTFSTLFHAAKNPKVKDILQIGDHISIYFLIAGTYTPLMVRYLQPKTAAVFLGVMWSIVAIGIIFKIFFTKRFRFISVLLYLALGWMIVFVIEPLIHTMPFSVFMWILIGGLSYTIGVYFYMKDHKFYYHTIWHFFVLFGTIAHFVSIYLSV; encoded by the coding sequence ATGTCAAAACGAGTGCAAACCCGCAAAGAAGAAATTGTAAATGCCTTAACACATGGCATTGGAATTCTTTTTTGTCTTGTTGCAATGCCGTTTTTATTAGTGGATTCGTTTAATGAAAATCAATTATCAATCTTTATATCAGTTTTAGCTTTTGGCGTTGGAATGTTGTTGGTTTATACATTTTCTACTTTATTTCATGCGGCGAAAAACCCAAAAGTGAAAGATATTTTACAAATTGGTGATCACATCAGTATTTACTTTTTAATTGCAGGAACCTATACACCGCTGATGGTTCGTTATTTGCAACCTAAAACGGCAGCAGTTTTTTTAGGAGTAATGTGGTCTATCGTTGCTATTGGAATTATTTTTAAAATTTTCTTTACCAAAAGATTCAGATTTATATCGGTTTTACTTTATTTGGCTTTGGGCTGGATGATTGTTTTTGTTATTGAACCGCTTATTCATACAATGCCTTTTTCCGTTTTTATGTGGATTTTAATAGGTGGATTGAGTTACACAATCGGAGTTTATTTTTATATGAAAGATCATAAATTTTATTATCACACCATTTGGCATTTTTTCGTGCTTTTTGGAACAATAGCTCACTTTGTTTCAATTTATTTAAGCGTTTAA